In Oncorhynchus kisutch isolate 150728-3 linkage group LG5, Okis_V2, whole genome shotgun sequence, a genomic segment contains:
- the LOC109890500 gene encoding zinc finger protein 250: MSKLQLLNVFVAERLSAAAVEIFGAVEKTIAEFQELILCSAEENERLRRLLAMVIKPEIKLHRVDFQLLTLVVPPEQQNCDQEWSPSLGQDDPEPTQIKEEQQELRLSQEDPPQPSHHYQNQTVDDGEMSALPIIITEEIKTDPDVEDYRVPQPTSDQPHSVHPDCSAAVEKLYQCKQCGNSFTRKGHLTIHSRIHTGEKPYQCKQCGRCFNVMSNLKQHMRIHTGQKSNQCKDCGKCFSRKCDLDRHTRIHTGEKSFQCEDCGKAFNQKIELTLHMKVHRGQRTYSCPVCRKSYMALSHLRRHQSIHTGEKLHQCKECDKCFSYKGSLKLHMSTHTNEIHNITAISAAKASA; this comes from the exons ATGTCCAAACTACAGTTGCTGAATGTGTTCGTCGCCGAGCGTTTATCCGCGGCTGCTGTGGAGATATTCGGGGCCGTAGAGAAGACCATTGCAGAGTTTCAGGAACTAATCTTATGTTCAGCAGAGGAGAACGAGCGTCTACGGAGGCTGTTGGCCATGGTTATCAAACCAGAGATAAAGTTACACAGAGTTG ACTTCCAGCTACTCACTCTAGTCGTTCCCCCTGAGCAGCAGAACTGTGATCAGGAGTGGAGCCCCAGTCTGGGGCAGGATGACCCAGAACCCAcacagattaaagaggaacaACAGGAGCTCAGACTCAGTCAGGAGGACCCACCTCAGCCCTCACATCATTACCAAAACCAAACTGTGGATGATGGAGAGATGAGCGCTCTACCTATCATCATAACTGAGGAGATCAAAACAGATCCTGATGTAGAGGACTACAGAGTACCACAACCAACCAGTGATCAGCCCCACTCAGTTCATCCAGACTGCTCTGCTGCAGTGGAGAAACTATATCAGTGTAAACAATGTGGCAACAGCTTCACACGTAAGGGACACTTGACCATCCATTCAAGGATACACACTGGGGAGAAACCTTATCAGTGCAAACAATGTGGTAGATGTTTCAATGTTATGAGTAACCTGAAACAGCAtatgagaatacacacaggacagAAATCTAATCAGTGCAAAGACTGTGGCAAATGTTTCAGTCGGAAGTGTGACTTGGACAGACACACAaggatacacacaggggagaaatcttTTCAGTGTGAAGACTGTGGCAAAGCTTTCAACCAGAAGATAGAATTGACATTGCATATGAAAGTTCATAGAGGACAGAGAACATACAGCTGTCCTGTATGCAGGAAAAGTTACATGGCATTAAGCCATTTAAGACGTCATCAGAgcattcacacaggggagaaacttCATCAGTGCAAAGAATGTGACA